In Flavobacterium endoglycinae, one DNA window encodes the following:
- a CDS encoding MBL fold metallo-hydrolase, with translation MKNIAKDVYQIPLFPRNAINCYLIEDVLIDAGIRSSANKILKAIKNKSVNKHVLTHAHADHQGSSKAICETLNIPLLCSEPEKEFAENGNVITEYPNPNHIISKFQKNFWAGKGHPVSQTLKEGDQIGGFTVVETPGHSRGHLSFFREKDGVLIVGDVMTNMNLLTTKVGLHEPPHLFTSDQETNRKSILKLASLQPKILCFGHGPVLFNNGELEQFIKRF, from the coding sequence ATGAAGAATATTGCAAAAGACGTTTACCAAATCCCTTTATTTCCTAGAAACGCTATAAACTGTTATTTGATTGAAGATGTTTTAATTGATGCTGGAATTAGAAGTTCTGCTAATAAAATATTAAAAGCAATAAAAAATAAATCAGTAAATAAACACGTATTGACGCATGCTCATGCCGATCATCAGGGAAGCAGCAAGGCAATCTGCGAAACGCTGAATATTCCACTTCTATGTAGCGAACCTGAAAAAGAATTTGCCGAAAACGGAAATGTAATTACAGAATACCCAAATCCAAATCATATTATTTCAAAATTTCAGAAAAATTTCTGGGCTGGGAAAGGACATCCCGTTTCTCAAACTTTAAAAGAGGGAGATCAAATAGGCGGGTTTACGGTTGTTGAAACTCCTGGACATTCAAGAGGTCATTTGTCTTTTTTTAGAGAAAAAGATGGTGTTTTAATTGTGGGCGATGTTATGACCAATATGAATCTTTTAACCACAAAAGTTGGCCTTCACGAACCGCCTCATTTATTTACTTCAGATCAAGAAACCAATAGAAAATCAATATTAAAATTGGCTTCACTACAACCTAAAATATTGTGTTTTGGTCACGGTCCCGTTTTATTTAACAATGGTGAATTAGAGCAATTTATTAAGAGGTTTTAA
- a CDS encoding tetratricopeptide repeat protein, which produces MNRFNFFLVVLVLMSFKTFACLNWDIKRLKNKVEVYHDHKEYYVPKGHNFKIKDFPALILDLERGYEKTRDLDYLSDKGYVLIIQGKYDEALKLYLEIEKIKPNRYSTASNIGTLYELMGENQKAYEWIQKSVKINPNSHEGSEWLHIKILEAKIKKIQNPTGEFFIGTNFGSEIVAKTNLSDEELTKLQDAIFFQLNERISFIKPKDQIISVLLFELGNISSMNENVFSETSEIFELSRKYGFQSNLLNERLLVCYEKMNEYCLKNGKELYESAVHADTLNDKLAKRIRKNDNIFNEVLIGFSIITLILLICSGVFFLKWKKLKKLKTS; this is translated from the coding sequence ATGAATAGATTTAATTTTTTTCTAGTGGTTTTGGTTTTAATGTCATTTAAAACCTTTGCTTGTTTGAATTGGGACATTAAGAGATTAAAAAATAAGGTTGAAGTTTATCATGATCATAAAGAATATTATGTGCCAAAAGGACATAATTTTAAAATTAAAGATTTTCCAGCGTTAATTTTAGATCTTGAAAGAGGATATGAAAAAACTAGAGATTTAGATTATTTATCTGATAAAGGTTATGTCTTAATCATTCAAGGAAAATATGATGAAGCATTAAAATTATATTTAGAGATTGAAAAAATTAAGCCTAACAGATATTCAACAGCTTCAAATATAGGAACATTGTATGAGTTAATGGGAGAAAACCAAAAGGCTTATGAATGGATTCAAAAGTCTGTTAAAATTAATCCAAACTCCCACGAAGGATCGGAATGGCTTCATATTAAAATATTGGAAGCGAAGATTAAGAAAATTCAAAATCCAACTGGAGAATTTTTTATTGGTACTAATTTCGGTTCAGAAATTGTTGCGAAGACAAATCTTTCTGATGAAGAATTGACAAAGTTGCAAGATGCTATATTTTTTCAGTTAAATGAAAGAATTTCGTTTATAAAGCCAAAAGATCAGATTATTTCTGTTTTACTTTTTGAATTAGGGAATATATCTTCAATGAATGAAAATGTATTTAGTGAAACCTCGGAAATCTTTGAGCTATCAAGAAAATATGGCTTCCAAAGTAATTTACTTAATGAGAGATTGCTCGTTTGTTATGAAAAAATGAATGAGTATTGTCTAAAAAATGGCAAAGAATTGTATGAAAGCGCTGTTCATGCAGACACATTGAACGATAAATTAGCAAAAAGAATAAGAAAAAATGATAATATTTTCAATGAAGTATTAATCGGTTTTTCAATAATCACTTTAATATTATTAATCTGCTCAGGGGTATTTTTCTTAAAATGGAAAAAATTAAAAAAACTTAAAACCTCTTAA
- a CDS encoding TspO/MBR family protein: protein MNKFVKIAIAIIICLTVGYSASLVTRPSIETWYVLLKKPVFNPPNWIFMPVWTLLYILMAVAAALVWDKIKENTEEVKKALLFFIIQLILNSIWSYLFFGLKNPMLALIEIILLWLMIYETYLKFIKINKTAGYLLIPYLAWVAFAAILNASIWWLNK, encoded by the coding sequence ATGAATAAGTTTGTAAAAATCGCTATCGCTATAATTATTTGTTTAACAGTAGGATATTCTGCAAGTTTGGTTACAAGACCAAGTATTGAAACGTGGTATGTATTGCTGAAAAAGCCGGTTTTTAATCCGCCGAATTGGATTTTTATGCCTGTTTGGACTTTACTTTATATTTTAATGGCCGTTGCAGCTGCTTTAGTTTGGGACAAAATAAAGGAAAATACCGAAGAAGTGAAGAAAGCATTGCTTTTCTTCATCATTCAATTGATTTTAAACTCCATTTGGTCTTATTTATTCTTCGGATTGAAAAATCCAATGTTAGCTTTAATCGAGATTATCCTTTTATGGCTGATGATTTATGAAACGTATTTGAAGTTCATCAAGATTAATAAAACAGCGGGTTATTTATTGATTCCATATTTAGCTTGGGTTGCTTTTGCAGCAATTTTAAATGCTAGTATTTGGTGGCTTAATAAGTAG
- a CDS encoding diphosphomevalonate/mevalonate 3,5-bisphosphate decarboxylase family protein — MYSAADFIPTSYTSTIENGNFEWSAPSNIALVKYWGKKDNQIPANPSVSFTLNNCKTITKLGFEKRATSTPLSVTNGFSFDLLFEGKPKEDFKPKIQKFLERVEAYLPFLKDYHFTIDTQNTFPHSSGIASSASGMAALAMNFMSLERELNPEMTDAYFYQKASFLARLGSGSACRSVKGNVVVWGNQANIEGSTDLFGVEFPYTIHENFKNYQDTILLVDKGEKQVSSTVGHDLMHNHPYAERRFAQAHENLDKLIAIFKNGNIDEFIKVVESEALTLHAMMMTSMPYFILMKPNTLQIINAIWKFRNETQIPVCFTLDAGANVHVLYPENVSEKVLQFIQDELVVFCQNSQYICDKIGSGAIAL; from the coding sequence ATGTATTCAGCAGCTGATTTTATACCAACTTCATATACTTCAACGATCGAAAACGGAAACTTTGAATGGAGCGCACCAAGCAACATTGCATTAGTGAAATACTGGGGAAAAAAAGACAACCAGATTCCGGCAAATCCATCCGTAAGTTTTACGCTTAACAATTGCAAAACGATTACAAAGTTAGGTTTTGAAAAAAGAGCCACTTCGACTCCGCTCAGTGTGACAAACGGTTTTTCTTTTGATTTGCTTTTTGAAGGAAAACCAAAGGAAGATTTTAAACCAAAGATTCAGAAGTTTTTAGAAAGAGTTGAAGCTTATCTGCCGTTTTTGAAAGATTATCATTTTACAATTGATACTCAAAATACTTTTCCGCATAGTTCGGGAATTGCTTCTTCGGCTTCTGGAATGGCGGCTTTGGCTATGAATTTTATGAGTTTAGAAAGAGAACTAAATCCAGAAATGACTGATGCTTATTTCTATCAAAAAGCTTCATTTTTGGCTCGTTTAGGTTCTGGAAGCGCTTGCAGAAGTGTAAAGGGAAATGTGGTAGTTTGGGGAAATCAGGCGAATATTGAAGGAAGCACCGATTTATTTGGTGTTGAATTTCCATATACTATTCACGAAAATTTCAAGAATTACCAAGACACTATTTTATTGGTTGATAAAGGCGAAAAACAAGTTTCGAGTACCGTGGGACACGATTTGATGCACAATCATCCGTATGCTGAAAGACGTTTTGCACAAGCACACGAAAATCTAGATAAATTAATCGCGATTTTTAAAAACGGAAACATTGATGAATTCATTAAAGTTGTAGAAAGCGAAGCATTGACTTTACACGCCATGATGATGACTTCGATGCCTTATTTTATTCTGATGAAGCCCAATACACTGCAAATCATAAATGCGATCTGGAAATTCAGAAACGAAACCCAGATTCCGGTTTGTTTTACGCTTGATGCGGGAGCAAATGTGCATGTATTATATCCTGAAAACGTTAGCGAAAAAGTATTGCAATTTATTCAAGACGAATTAGTTGTATTTTGTCAGAATAGTCAATACATTTGCGACAAAATTGGAAGTGGTGCGATTGCATTATAA
- a CDS encoding mevalonate kinase family protein: MKGPLFYSKILLFGEYGIIRDSKGLSIPYNFYNGALKKSEEPTAEAISSNKSLRSFASYLEVLQTQQPELVTFDLETLKNDVETGMYFDSSIPQGYGVGSSGALVAAIYDKYATNKITVLENLTREKLLQLKNIFSQMESFFHGKSSGLDPLNSYLSIPILINSKDNIEATGIPTQSFDGKGAVFLLDSGIVGETAPMVNIFMENLKDKGFRAMLKNQFVKYTDACVENFLHGDMKSLFTNTKKLSKVVLNNFKPMIPEQFHGIWQHGIDTNDYYLKLCGSGGGGYILGFTEDLERAKVSLKDYKLEVVYQF, from the coding sequence ATGAAAGGACCCTTATTTTACTCAAAAATATTACTCTTTGGAGAATACGGAATTATCCGCGACTCTAAAGGACTTTCTATCCCTTATAATTTTTATAATGGCGCTTTGAAAAAAAGCGAAGAACCTACTGCAGAAGCAATTTCATCTAACAAAAGCTTAAGAAGTTTTGCTTCTTATCTTGAAGTTTTGCAGACTCAGCAGCCGGAATTGGTCACTTTCGATTTAGAAACTCTAAAAAATGATGTCGAAACTGGAATGTATTTCGATTCTAGTATTCCTCAAGGATATGGTGTTGGAAGCAGCGGTGCGCTTGTAGCAGCTATTTATGATAAATATGCTACAAACAAAATCACAGTTTTAGAGAACCTTACACGTGAAAAATTATTACAGTTAAAAAATATATTTTCTCAAATGGAAAGCTTTTTCCACGGAAAAAGTTCTGGTTTAGATCCGCTAAACAGTTATTTGAGCATTCCAATTCTTATTAATTCAAAAGATAATATTGAAGCAACTGGAATTCCAACTCAAAGTTTCGACGGAAAAGGCGCCGTGTTTTTATTAGACTCAGGAATTGTTGGCGAAACAGCTCCTATGGTTAATATTTTTATGGAAAACCTAAAAGACAAAGGTTTCCGTGCGATGCTTAAAAACCAGTTTGTAAAATATACAGATGCTTGTGTAGAAAACTTCCTGCACGGCGACATGAAATCTTTATTTACCAATACTAAAAAACTTTCTAAAGTAGTTTTAAACAACTTTAAACCTATGATTCCAGAGCAATTTCACGGAATCTGGCAGCACGGAATCGATACTAACGATTATTACCTAAAACTTTGCGGTTCTGGCGGAGGTGGTTATATCCTTGGTTTTACCGAAGATTTAGAACGTGCCAAAGTTTCATTAAAAGACTATAAGTTAGAAGTTGTCTATCAGTTTTAA
- a CDS encoding DUF502 domain-containing protein, producing MKSIFKIIKATFLGGILFLAPLVVLLIILEKGYHIIQKVTLPLVSNLPRVHVLGLALQELFGILLIIIFCFIAGVLAKTTLAQKLILKIENSILSFIPGYSFMKGINENIMGIESNKDLKVILVPTDAGWQFAFLIEQIDENNFTVFVPDAPNPWSGSVVFVEKKDIREVGISQKEALACIRKLGYGSKELLKNRL from the coding sequence ATGAAAAGCATTTTTAAAATAATCAAAGCAACTTTTTTAGGAGGAATTCTCTTTTTAGCACCCTTAGTGGTATTACTGATCATTCTTGAAAAAGGATATCACATTATTCAAAAAGTAACTCTTCCTTTGGTGAGTAATCTGCCAAGAGTACACGTTTTAGGATTAGCGCTTCAGGAACTTTTTGGAATTCTATTAATCATTATTTTCTGTTTTATTGCAGGTGTATTAGCCAAAACTACTCTTGCCCAAAAATTGATTTTAAAAATAGAAAACAGCATTCTGAGTTTTATTCCCGGCTATTCGTTTATGAAAGGCATAAATGAAAATATTATGGGAATTGAATCTAATAAGGACTTAAAAGTCATTTTAGTTCCTACAGATGCTGGATGGCAATTTGCGTTTTTAATCGAACAAATTGACGAAAACAACTTTACCGTTTTTGTTCCAGATGCACCAAATCCATGGAGCGGCTCAGTTGTTTTTGTAGAAAAGAAAGACATTCGAGAAGTTGGAATTTCTCAAAAAGAAGCCTTGGCATGCATTCGAAAACTGGGTTATGGTTCTAAAGAATTGTTAAAAAACAGGCTCTAA
- a CDS encoding geranylgeranylglycerol-phosphate geranylgeranyltransferase, which translates to MLSRQHKLLVMKIVSLFSVVRGYNIPIIILAQYLSAIFILAPEKRALDILLDFYLFLIVFASAITIASGYIINNFYDSQKDLINRPNKSMLDRLVSQKTKLSVYFSLNFLAVLMAGIVSWRAFLFFSAYIFLIWFYSHKIKKYPIIGNLTAALMAVIPFFAILLYFYNSISFEEIENHKSHFAVISAHAMFLFLLLLIREMIKDLENLKGDLANDYHTIPIIYNETVSKQIITILTFLTIIPVYILVDIYDVGYMDIYFYVCFIVLLFFLLYLWKSNSKEQFLLLHNVLKFLIVSGVFCIVLINPSVLWHGRELISNY; encoded by the coding sequence ATGTTAAGCAGACAGCACAAACTTTTAGTAATGAAAATTGTTAGTTTGTTTTCTGTGGTACGCGGTTATAACATTCCTATTATCATTCTAGCGCAATATTTATCGGCGATTTTTATTCTGGCGCCAGAAAAAAGAGCCCTTGATATTTTATTGGATTTTTACCTTTTTCTGATTGTTTTTGCTTCTGCTATTACAATCGCTTCTGGATATATTATTAATAATTTTTACGACAGCCAGAAAGATTTAATAAATCGACCAAACAAATCAATGCTGGATCGTTTAGTGAGTCAGAAAACGAAATTGTCGGTTTATTTTAGTCTGAATTTCTTGGCTGTTCTAATGGCTGGGATTGTTTCATGGAGGGCTTTTTTATTCTTTTCGGCTTATATTTTCTTGATTTGGTTTTACTCTCATAAAATAAAGAAATATCCAATTATAGGAAATCTAACAGCTGCTTTAATGGCGGTAATTCCTTTTTTTGCTATTTTATTGTATTTCTACAATTCAATTTCGTTTGAAGAAATTGAAAATCATAAAAGCCATTTTGCTGTTATTTCGGCTCATGCTATGTTTTTGTTTTTATTGCTTTTGATTCGGGAAATGATAAAAGATTTGGAAAACTTAAAAGGAGATTTAGCAAATGATTATCATACTATTCCAATTATTTATAATGAAACTGTGTCGAAACAGATTATTACGATTCTAACGTTTTTAACGATTATCCCGGTTTATATTTTAGTGGATATTTACGATGTGGGTTACATGGATATTTACTTTTATGTCTGTTTCATCGTTTTACTTTTCTTTTTACTGTATTTATGGAAATCCAATTCGAAAGAGCAATTTTTATTACTTCATAATGTTTTGAAATTCCTAATTGTTTCGGGAGTTTTCTGTATTGTTTTGATTAATCCGAGTGTTTTGTGGCACGGACGCGAGTTGATTTCTAACTATTAA
- a CDS encoding pseudouridine synthase, whose translation MNNKEGNNKRGGSRPNSSRSNSSKPKPPMPKRAQGPKKVKPEVKAAQEAAAEKFRKQNQPAKRQKASDEIRLNKYIANSGVCSRRDADIYIQSGNVKVNGVPVTEMGYLVKLNDVVNFDGVVITPEKKEYILLNKPKNFTTAQDEGQEYRNVLELVRGATNAKIAPVGRMDKNTTGLLLFTNDNDLIRKFTLPNQKSSKIYQVSLDKNLKYEDLEKISKGLVIEGHRVSVEEVSYIEKEAKSEVGLKLRTSNVKVVRAIFEHLEYNVLRIDRVSFAGLTKKNLPRGNWRFLTNQEVINLKNA comes from the coding sequence ATGAACAACAAGGAAGGCAATAATAAAAGAGGCGGATCGAGACCAAACAGCTCAAGATCAAACTCAAGCAAGCCAAAACCTCCTATGCCTAAGCGTGCGCAAGGCCCTAAAAAAGTGAAACCAGAAGTTAAAGCGGCGCAGGAAGCTGCTGCTGAAAAATTTAGAAAGCAGAATCAGCCGGCAAAAAGACAAAAAGCTTCTGATGAAATTCGCTTGAATAAATACATCGCCAATTCTGGTGTATGTTCTCGTCGTGATGCTGATATATACATTCAGTCAGGAAATGTTAAGGTAAATGGTGTTCCAGTTACTGAAATGGGTTATTTGGTAAAATTAAATGATGTGGTAAACTTTGACGGCGTGGTTATAACTCCTGAAAAGAAAGAATATATTTTATTAAACAAGCCTAAAAACTTTACTACTGCTCAAGACGAAGGTCAGGAATACCGTAACGTTTTGGAATTGGTTCGTGGTGCTACAAATGCAAAAATTGCTCCTGTTGGAAGAATGGACAAGAATACTACGGGATTATTATTGTTTACAAATGACAATGATTTGATTCGTAAGTTTACTTTACCAAATCAGAAATCTTCTAAAATTTATCAAGTTTCTTTAGATAAGAATTTGAAATATGAAGATCTAGAAAAAATCAGTAAAGGTCTTGTTATTGAAGGACACCGCGTTTCTGTTGAAGAAGTTAGTTATATTGAAAAAGAAGCAAAAAGCGAAGTGGGATTAAAATTACGCACTTCAAATGTAAAAGTGGTACGTGCTATTTTTGAACATTTAGAATATAATGTGCTACGTATTGACCGTGTTTCTTTTGCTGGTTTAACCAAAAAGAATCTTCCAAGAGGAAACTGGCGCTTTTTAACAAATCAAGAAGTGATCAATTTAAAGAATGCTTAA
- a CDS encoding DUF937 domain-containing protein translates to MTPNLQIELRRFISSNVVSKLNKFYFENDALLIKGIDVSIGTVLMGLYNKAEESGFYKEIVSQIQDNSNFYQEVDFTSGRILSVDDCYRLEGNAILKEIFTNKKGRISEMISNEVGIKSETAREILNFSALLVISYLKNNIQLLDSLKLLLEEQKRDILNSIQPGIKIILGFSSYESVEEKNQNIGRSIFTLFGHNFFSF, encoded by the coding sequence ATGACCCCAAACCTACAAATTGAACTTAGACGTTTTATTTCTTCTAATGTTGTTTCAAAACTAAACAAGTTTTATTTTGAAAATGATGCACTTCTAATCAAAGGAATTGATGTTTCGATAGGTACAGTTTTAATGGGTCTGTACAACAAAGCCGAAGAATCAGGATTTTATAAAGAAATCGTCTCTCAGATTCAGGACAACTCAAACTTTTATCAGGAAGTTGATTTTACTTCCGGCAGAATTTTATCAGTCGATGATTGTTACCGCTTAGAAGGTAACGCAATATTAAAAGAAATCTTTACCAATAAAAAAGGAAGAATTTCTGAAATGATTTCAAACGAAGTCGGAATTAAAAGCGAAACTGCCCGCGAAATACTTAACTTCTCTGCACTACTTGTAATCTCTTATCTTAAAAACAATATCCAGTTATTAGACAGTTTGAAATTATTACTGGAAGAACAAAAAAGAGATATTTTAAACAGCATTCAACCTGGAATTAAAATCATACTTGGATTTTCATCTTACGAATCCGTTGAAGAAAAAAACCAAAACATCGGAAGATCAATCTTTACACTTTTCGGACACAACTTTTTCAGTTTCTAA
- a CDS encoding DUF456 domain-containing protein has translation MDLLLTTLGFICIIVGVLGSFIPVLPGLSSCWVGLLLLYLTDAVAINYWVLGITFVLMVIITILDYVIPAKGTKKFGGSSYGVWGTNIGLIVGIIAPIPFGVIIGPFVGALIGELLYDSSNHKRAVKAATGSLLGFLASSFVNFMFCIIYLGIFFTIVWQNRTGLF, from the coding sequence ATGGATTTACTATTAACAACATTAGGATTTATATGCATAATTGTTGGGGTTTTAGGAAGTTTTATACCTGTTTTACCCGGACTTTCTTCCTGCTGGGTGGGATTGCTTTTGTTATATTTGACTGATGCTGTAGCAATTAATTACTGGGTTTTAGGAATAACATTTGTGCTCATGGTTATCATTACCATTCTAGATTATGTTATTCCCGCGAAAGGAACCAAAAAGTTCGGCGGAAGTTCGTATGGCGTTTGGGGCACCAATATTGGTTTGATTGTTGGAATTATCGCTCCAATACCATTTGGAGTTATTATTGGTCCTTTTGTGGGAGCATTAATTGGTGAGTTGCTTTACGATTCTTCTAACCATAAACGTGCTGTTAAGGCCGCAACCGGGTCACTTTTAGGCTTTTTGGCTTCCAGTTTTGTAAACTTTATGTTTTGTATAATTTATCTCGGTATTTTCTTCACCATAGTATGGCAAAATAGAACAGGTTTGTTCTGA
- a CDS encoding glycosyltransferase family 2 protein, which translates to MILGLFFILAIYVVSIALLIYGFFRIKTYQKQNLKPKNSFTIIVPFRNEKENLPILLESFSNLNYPTDLFKVILVDDNSDEKFHISHFTFDVSQIDNIRVSNSPKKDAITTAMQHVKTDWVITTDADCIVPKNWLLTFDNYIEENKISMLAGAVIYKCGNSFLDHFQQLDLTSLQGATIGSFGLNKGFMCNGANFAYTKSLFESLNGFEGNDKIASGDDVFLLQKAIEKFPNQVHYLKAHDAIVTTKPTENWKALFHQRVRWAAKTSSYNSIFGKFLGLIVFFGNLSFVIGFFLLLVGIWPYPIFVIFAFSKVTIDFVLLSITNQFLTKTKIKSLLLNSLLYPFFSSTVALYSLFGSYEWKDRQFKK; encoded by the coding sequence ATGATTCTTGGATTATTCTTCATATTAGCCATTTATGTAGTGAGCATTGCGTTGCTCATTTATGGTTTTTTCAGAATAAAAACGTATCAAAAACAGAATTTAAAACCAAAAAACAGTTTTACAATTATAGTTCCTTTTCGAAACGAAAAAGAAAATCTGCCGATACTTTTGGAAAGTTTTTCGAATTTAAATTACCCGACAGATTTATTTAAAGTAATTCTGGTAGACGATAATTCAGACGAGAAATTTCACATTTCACATTTCACATTTGACGTTTCACAAATCGACAATATTCGGGTTTCAAATTCTCCAAAAAAAGATGCCATTACCACCGCAATGCAGCATGTAAAAACGGATTGGGTTATTACAACCGATGCTGATTGTATTGTTCCGAAAAACTGGCTTTTGACCTTTGATAATTATATTGAAGAAAACAAAATTTCAATGCTGGCGGGCGCTGTAATATACAAATGCGGAAATTCTTTTTTAGATCATTTCCAGCAATTAGATTTAACAAGTCTGCAAGGTGCGACGATTGGCAGTTTTGGTTTAAATAAAGGTTTTATGTGTAATGGAGCCAATTTTGCTTATACAAAATCATTATTTGAAAGCTTAAATGGCTTTGAAGGAAATGATAAAATTGCGAGTGGAGACGATGTTTTTTTACTTCAAAAAGCAATTGAAAAATTTCCAAACCAAGTTCATTATTTAAAAGCTCATGACGCCATTGTAACCACAAAACCAACTGAAAATTGGAAAGCATTGTTTCATCAAAGGGTGCGCTGGGCTGCGAAAACTAGCTCGTATAACAGTATTTTTGGTAAATTCTTAGGTTTAATTGTTTTCTTCGGAAATCTGAGTTTCGTAATTGGATTTTTCTTGCTTCTTGTCGGAATTTGGCCGTATCCAATTTTTGTGATTTTTGCTTTTTCTAAAGTTACAATTGATTTCGTTTTGCTTTCAATCACAAATCAATTTTTGACAAAAACCAAAATTAAAAGTCTTTTACTGAACAGTTTATTGTATCCGTTTTTCAGTTCAACAGTAGCTTTGTACAGTTTGTTCGGTTCTTACGAATGGAAAGACCGTCAGTTTAAAAAATAG
- a CDS encoding lysylphosphatidylglycerol synthase transmembrane domain-containing protein — protein MISIPHKAKQFLVLLAKLLIVGGAFYFIYNQLANNDKLDWQKFIVLFQKNQSVLGIGFILLLSVLNRYFEILKWQNLAQVIHKISVYESTKQVLAALTAGIFTPNGVGEYAGKALYYPKSEAKKVVFLNLICNGIQMILTIIFGIFGLLYFNAQFNVITTKTVLILFGGFVLLVIILFFIKKIKVKGYSIEKLIHKINEIPKSVHQKNIFLGICRYLVFSHQYYFLFLGFDVDLPYLTLMAAITSVYFLASSLPTFQFLDFAVKGSVAIYFFGILGVNEWIVIFISTLMWFLNVVLPVVLGSYFVLNFKTKATE, from the coding sequence ATGATTTCAATTCCTCACAAAGCTAAGCAATTCCTAGTTCTTCTGGCCAAACTTTTAATTGTTGGCGGTGCATTTTATTTTATTTATAATCAGCTGGCTAACAACGACAAATTAGACTGGCAGAAGTTTATTGTTTTGTTTCAAAAAAATCAGTCCGTTTTAGGAATTGGATTTATTTTGCTTTTGAGTGTTTTGAACCGTTATTTCGAGATTTTGAAATGGCAGAATCTGGCTCAGGTTATTCATAAAATATCTGTTTACGAATCTACAAAACAGGTTTTAGCCGCTTTAACAGCTGGGATTTTCACACCAAATGGAGTAGGAGAGTATGCCGGAAAAGCATTGTATTATCCAAAATCTGAAGCCAAAAAAGTTGTTTTCTTAAATTTAATCTGCAACGGAATCCAGATGATTTTAACGATCATTTTTGGGATTTTTGGACTGCTGTATTTCAATGCACAATTTAATGTAATCACAACTAAAACAGTTTTAATTCTATTTGGTGGATTTGTATTGCTTGTGATTATTTTATTCTTCATTAAAAAGATAAAAGTCAAAGGATATTCGATTGAAAAACTGATTCATAAGATCAACGAAATTCCAAAATCAGTTCATCAAAAAAACATCTTTTTGGGAATCTGCCGTTATTTGGTTTTTTCACATCAATATTATTTTTTATTCTTGGGTTTTGATGTCGATTTGCCTTATTTAACTTTAATGGCAGCGATTACATCGGTTTATTTTTTAGCTTCTTCACTACCTACATTTCAATTTTTGGATTTTGCCGTAAAAGGAAGTGTAGCTATTTATTTCTTCGGAATTTTGGGCGTAAACGAATGGATTGTTATTTTCATCAGCACTTTAATGTGGTTTTTAAATGTAGTTCTTCCAGTAGTTTTAGGAAGTTATTTTGTACTGAATTTTAAAACTAAAGCAACAGAATGA
- the ruvC gene encoding crossover junction endodeoxyribonuclease RuvC yields the protein MTQERIILGIDPGTTIMGFGLIKVINKKMEFLQLNELQLSKYDNHYQKLRIIFERTIELIETHCPDEIAIEAPFFGKNVQSMLKLGRAQGVAMAAGLSRGIPITEYEPKKIKMAITGNGNASKEQVAKMLQQLLGLKELPKNLDSTDGLAAAVCHHFNSGKVVAGKSYSGWDAFVKQNEDRVKK from the coding sequence TTGACACAAGAACGCATCATATTAGGTATTGACCCTGGAACCACTATTATGGGTTTCGGATTGATTAAAGTAATCAATAAAAAAATGGAATTTCTGCAATTGAACGAATTGCAGCTTTCCAAATACGACAATCATTACCAAAAACTAAGAATCATTTTTGAAAGAACGATCGAACTTATCGAGACGCATTGTCCTGACGAAATCGCAATTGAAGCGCCTTTCTTTGGTAAAAACGTTCAATCGATGCTGAAATTAGGCCGTGCGCAAGGTGTTGCCATGGCAGCGGGACTTTCAAGAGGTATTCCGATTACAGAATATGAACCGAAAAAGATTAAAATGGCCATTACTGGAAACGGAAATGCCAGCAAAGAACAAGTGGCCAAAATGCTACAGCAACTTTTAGGTTTAAAAGAATTACCTAAAAATCTCGATTCAACAGATGGTTTGGCGGCAGCGGTTTGCCATCATTTCAATTCAGGAAAAGTTGTGGCAGGAAAGAGCTATTCGGGTTGGGATGCTTTTGTGAAACAAAACGAAGATCGAGTGAAAAAATAA